In Ferribacterium limneticum, a genomic segment contains:
- the groL gene encoding chaperonin GroEL (60 kDa chaperone family; promotes refolding of misfolded polypeptides especially under stressful conditions; forms two stacked rings of heptamers to form a barrel-shaped 14mer; ends can be capped by GroES; misfolded proteins enter the barrel where they are refolded when GroES binds), whose protein sequence is MAAKEVKFGDSARARMVEGINVLADAVKVTLGPKGRNVVLERSYGGPTVTKDGVSVAKEIELKDKFANMGAQMVKEVASKTSDIAGDGTTTATVLAQAIVREGMKYVAAGMNPMDLKRGIDKAVVATLAELKAFSKPCTTTKEIAQVGSISANSDADIGEIIANAMEKVGKEGVITVEDGKSLANELDVVEGMQFDRGYLSPYFINNGDKQQALMENPFVLLYDKKISNIRDLLPILEQVAKAGRPLLIIAEDVDGEALATLVVNNIRGILKTVAVKAPGFGDRRKAMLEDIAILTGGTVIAEETGLSLEKAVLKDLGQAKRIEVSKENTIIIDGAGEAASIEARVKQIRIQIDEATSDYDKEKLQERVAKLAGGVAVIKVGAATEVEMKEKKARVEDALHATRAAVEEGIVAGGGVALIRARAAVGKLKGDNHDQDAGIKIVLRAMEQPLREIVANAGDEPSVVVDKVQRGKGNYGYNASTGEYGDMVEMGVLDPTKVTRTALQNAASVAGLMLTTECMVAELAEDKPAGGMPDMSGMGGMGGMGGMGM, encoded by the coding sequence TCCGTCGCCAAGGAAATCGAACTGAAAGACAAGTTCGCCAACATGGGCGCCCAGATGGTCAAGGAAGTTGCTTCCAAGACCTCCGACATCGCTGGTGACGGCACCACGACCGCGACCGTTCTGGCCCAGGCCATCGTCCGCGAAGGCATGAAGTACGTTGCCGCCGGCATGAACCCGATGGACCTCAAGCGCGGTATCGACAAGGCTGTGGTCGCTACCCTGGCCGAACTGAAGGCTTTCTCCAAGCCCTGTACGACGACCAAGGAAATCGCCCAGGTTGGTTCCATTTCCGCCAACTCCGATGCTGACATCGGCGAAATCATCGCCAATGCCATGGAAAAGGTCGGCAAGGAAGGCGTCATCACCGTTGAAGATGGCAAGTCCCTGGCCAACGAACTCGACGTCGTCGAAGGCATGCAGTTCGACCGCGGCTACCTGTCGCCGTACTTCATCAACAACGGCGACAAGCAGCAAGCGCTGATGGAAAACCCGTTTGTCCTGCTTTACGACAAGAAGATTTCCAACATCCGCGACCTGCTGCCGATCCTCGAACAAGTTGCCAAGGCCGGCCGTCCGCTGCTCATCATCGCTGAAGATGTCGATGGCGAAGCGCTGGCAACCCTGGTTGTGAACAACATCCGTGGCATCCTGAAGACCGTTGCCGTCAAGGCCCCGGGCTTTGGCGACCGTCGCAAGGCCATGCTCGAAGACATCGCCATCCTGACCGGCGGTACCGTCATCGCCGAAGAAACCGGTCTGTCGCTGGAAAAGGCTGTCCTCAAGGATCTGGGCCAGGCCAAGCGCATCGAAGTTTCCAAGGAAAACACCATCATCATCGACGGTGCTGGCGAAGCCGCTTCCATCGAAGCCCGCGTCAAGCAGATCCGTATCCAGATCGACGAAGCGACTTCCGATTACGACAAGGAAAAGCTCCAGGAACGTGTTGCCAAGCTGGCTGGCGGCGTTGCAGTCATCAAGGTTGGTGCCGCGACCGAAGTCGAAATGAAGGAAAAGAAGGCCCGCGTTGAAGATGCCCTGCACGCTACCCGCGCTGCCGTGGAAGAAGGTATCGTCGCCGGCGGCGGCGTCGCCCTGATCCGCGCCCGCGCTGCCGTTGGCAAGCTCAAGGGTGACAACCACGATCAGGACGCCGGTATCAAGATCGTCCTGCGCGCCATGGAACAGCCGTTGCGCGAAATCGTCGCCAACGCCGGCGACGAGCCGTCAGTTGTCGTCGACAAGGTGCAGCGTGGCAAGGGTAACTACGGTTACAACGCTTCCACCGGCGAGTACGGCGACATGGTTGAAATGGGCGTTCTCGACCCGACCAAGGTGACCCGCACTGCACTGCAGAACGCGGCTTCCGTGGCCGGCCTGATGCTGACCACCGAGTGCATGGTTGCTGAACTGGCTGAAGACAAGCCGGCCGGCGGTATGCCTGACATGAGCGGCATGGGCGGTATGGGTGGCATGGGCGGCATGGGGATGTAA
- a CDS encoding DUF485 domain-containing protein, producing the protein MQDVLDRVTANPKFLEFVAMRSTYSIIMAIVSAAAYYGFILLVAFNKEFLAQKIGEGYTMSIGVPIGVAVIAFTIVLTWIYVRRANTEFDAINEALIKEAQK; encoded by the coding sequence ATGCAAGACGTACTTGATCGGGTGACAGCCAACCCGAAATTTCTGGAGTTTGTTGCCATGCGCAGCACTTACTCCATCATCATGGCTATTGTCAGTGCCGCCGCTTACTACGGCTTCATCCTGCTGGTCGCTTTCAACAAGGAATTCCTCGCCCAGAAAATCGGTGAGGGTTACACGATGAGTATCGGCGTGCCGATCGGCGTTGCCGTTATCGCCTTCACCATCGTCCTGACCTGGATCTACGTTCGCCGCGCCAACACCGAGTTCGACGCGATCAACGAAGCCCTCATCAAGGAGGCACAGAAGTAA
- a CDS encoding response regulator transcription factor, with product MRILIAEDDTIIADGLSRSLRQGGYAVDWAPNGLEADAALLTVSYDLLILDLGLPKLSGLDLLKRIRSRNSQLPVLILTALDGTGDRVKGLDLGADDYMVKPFELPELEARVRALTRRSAGTSPTIQCGALTYDQVGRVAQINGEALDLSAREVGLLEVLLSRMGRLVSKDQLVDHLCGWGEEVSHNAIEVYVHRLRKKIETGGVKIATVRGLGYCLERPQSE from the coding sequence ATGCGCATCCTTATTGCTGAAGACGACACCATCATCGCTGATGGTCTTTCCCGCTCGCTACGTCAGGGCGGTTATGCCGTAGACTGGGCTCCCAATGGGTTGGAGGCAGATGCAGCTCTGCTCACGGTCTCCTATGACTTGCTCATTCTCGATCTCGGCTTGCCCAAGCTTTCCGGGCTCGACCTGCTCAAGCGAATTCGCTCGCGCAATTCCCAACTGCCGGTGCTGATCCTTACCGCCCTCGACGGTACGGGCGACCGCGTCAAGGGCCTCGATCTCGGCGCCGACGACTACATGGTCAAACCCTTCGAGCTGCCTGAACTCGAGGCACGGGTCCGTGCCTTGACCCGTCGCTCGGCCGGAACGTCTCCGACCATCCAGTGCGGCGCGCTGACCTACGATCAAGTCGGCCGGGTGGCCCAGATCAATGGTGAGGCGCTTGATCTTTCGGCCCGCGAAGTGGGGCTGCTCGAAGTCCTGCTCAGTCGCATGGGCCGCCTGGTCAGCAAGGATCAGTTGGTCGATCACCTTTGCGGCTGGGGCGAGGAAGTCAGTCACAACGCCATCGAGGTCTACGTCCATCGGCTGCGCAAGAAAATTGAAACCGGGGGCGTGAAGATCGCTACCGTGCGCGGCCTGGGTTACTGCCTTGAGCGACCCCAGAGCGAGTAG
- a CDS encoding SixA phosphatase family protein, giving the protein MELLLWRHAEAEDGDDDLKRRLTSRGEKQARTMAAWILAHQPKDLRIIASPSVRTQQTVEALKLPFETIRKIGPEACVSELIAASGWPSAPGSVLIVGHQPSLGRMASLLLAGHESEWSIKKGALWWLSNRVRRGETQTVLRAVIPVEMLD; this is encoded by the coding sequence ATGGAATTGCTGCTGTGGCGCCACGCTGAGGCGGAAGACGGCGACGATGATTTGAAGCGGCGTCTGACTTCGCGCGGTGAAAAACAGGCGCGGACGATGGCGGCCTGGATTCTGGCGCATCAGCCCAAGGATCTGCGCATTATCGCCAGCCCGTCGGTGCGCACCCAGCAAACGGTCGAGGCCTTGAAGCTGCCTTTCGAAACGATACGCAAGATCGGGCCGGAGGCTTGTGTTTCCGAACTGATCGCCGCATCCGGCTGGCCCTCGGCCCCGGGTTCGGTGCTGATCGTCGGCCATCAGCCTTCGCTCGGGCGCATGGCGTCCTTGTTGCTGGCCGGGCATGAGTCCGAGTGGAGCATCAAGAAGGGCGCCTTGTGGTGGCTGAGCAACCGCGTTCGTCGAGGCGAAACGCAGACCGTGCTGCGGGCGGTCATTCCCGTTGAAATGCTGGACTAG
- a CDS encoding class I SAM-dependent methyltransferase has translation MSTAVNVRIEALAPEFVDRVGALAEALGLPQAGEAEFALQLGADGLQLQELGPDAAGPVRVDFLEGAVAHRRQHGGGNGQMIAKAVGIQSGVRPIVLDATAGLGRDAFLLAQLGCSVTLIERHPLIGALLADGLGRALVDPEVAPIIERMDLRLGNAIELIRDWSAEPPQVIYLDPMFPHRDKSSLVKKEMRVFRPLVGGDDDAAQLLQAALGLATHRVVVKRPRKAPSVDGQPPGYVLEGKSSRYDIYPKKALKVR, from the coding sequence TTGAGTACGGCGGTAAACGTTCGCATCGAGGCGCTGGCACCGGAGTTTGTCGACCGGGTTGGCGCGCTGGCCGAGGCGCTGGGTTTGCCGCAGGCGGGGGAGGCTGAATTTGCCTTGCAACTGGGGGCCGATGGCCTGCAGTTGCAGGAGCTGGGGCCGGATGCGGCGGGCCCGGTGCGGGTCGATTTCCTCGAGGGGGCCGTGGCGCATCGTCGTCAGCATGGCGGTGGCAATGGCCAGATGATCGCCAAGGCGGTCGGCATCCAGTCCGGGGTTCGGCCGATAGTTCTTGATGCGACGGCCGGTTTGGGGCGCGATGCCTTTCTGCTGGCCCAACTGGGTTGTTCTGTCACGCTGATCGAGCGCCATCCGCTGATCGGTGCCTTGCTGGCTGATGGTCTGGGGCGGGCGCTGGTCGATCCGGAAGTGGCGCCGATCATTGAGCGCATGGATTTGCGCCTCGGCAATGCCATCGAGCTGATCAGGGATTGGTCCGCTGAGCCGCCGCAGGTCATTTATCTCGATCCGATGTTTCCGCATCGCGACAAGAGTTCGCTGGTCAAGAAAGAGATGCGCGTCTTTCGTCCGTTGGTCGGGGGCGACGACGATGCGGCGCAACTGCTGCAGGCGGCGCTCGGGCTGGCGACACATCGCGTCGTCGTCAAGCGGCCGCGCAAGGCGCCGAGCGTTGATGGCCAGCCACCGGGCTATGTGCTGGAGGGAAAATCGAGCCGCTATGACATTTATCCCAAGAAGGCCTTGAAGGTCAGGTAG
- a CDS encoding cation acetate symporter, with product MNKFTQILAGLLALAVAGGAIAAGADLGETQKQATNWTAIVMFAIFVGGTLYITKWAASKTKSAADFYTGGGGITGFQNGLAIAGDYMSAASFLGISGLVFANGFDGLIFSIGWLVGWPVITFLMAERLRNLGKFTFADVASYRFAQTPVRIFAASASLVIVAFYMIAQMVGAGQLIKVLFGMEYLYAEILVGSVMMMYVLFGGMTATTWVQIIKACMLLGGATFMAVSVLLQFGFSPEALFTKAVEVHSKHDALMSPGALIKDPVSAISVGMALMFGTAGLPHILMRFFTVPNAKEARKSVAWATTWIGYFYILTFIIGFGAITNLIQNPGDFYVGGELAKGLKGGGNMAAVHLAKAVGGDLFLGFISAVAFATILAVVAGLTLSGASAVSHDLYASVFAKGCSSEAELRVSKITTVCLGVLAVVLGIAFEKENVAYMVMLAFVIACSSNFPVLFMSVLWKNCTTRGAVVGGFVGLASAVVLTIGSASVWEAVMHNPKGSAWFPYNSAAIFSMSAAFFTIWLVSILDNSAQAQKERALYPSQQLRSETGLGASGASGH from the coding sequence ATGAATAAATTCACTCAAATTCTCGCCGGCCTTCTGGCCCTGGCCGTTGCCGGTGGCGCCATCGCCGCCGGTGCCGACCTCGGCGAAACCCAAAAGCAGGCCACCAACTGGACGGCCATCGTCATGTTCGCCATCTTTGTCGGCGGCACGCTCTACATCACCAAGTGGGCTGCCTCCAAGACCAAGTCGGCAGCTGACTTCTACACCGGCGGTGGCGGTATCACCGGTTTCCAGAACGGCCTGGCGATCGCCGGCGACTACATGTCTGCCGCGTCCTTCCTGGGTATTTCCGGTCTCGTGTTCGCCAACGGCTTTGACGGCCTGATCTTCTCGATCGGCTGGCTGGTCGGCTGGCCGGTCATCACCTTCCTGATGGCTGAGCGTCTGCGCAACCTTGGCAAGTTCACGTTCGCTGACGTGGCTTCCTACCGTTTCGCCCAGACCCCGGTCCGCATCTTTGCTGCTTCGGCTTCCCTGGTTATCGTCGCCTTCTACATGATTGCGCAGATGGTCGGTGCCGGTCAGCTGATCAAGGTGCTCTTCGGCATGGAATACCTCTACGCTGAAATCCTGGTCGGTTCCGTCATGATGATGTACGTGCTGTTCGGCGGTATGACTGCAACCACCTGGGTGCAGATCATCAAGGCTTGTATGCTCCTCGGCGGTGCCACCTTCATGGCTGTCTCGGTTCTGCTGCAATTCGGCTTCTCGCCGGAAGCACTGTTCACCAAGGCTGTCGAAGTTCACTCCAAGCATGACGCACTGATGTCGCCGGGCGCCCTGATCAAGGATCCGGTCTCCGCGATCTCCGTCGGTATGGCCCTGATGTTCGGTACCGCTGGTCTGCCGCACATCCTGATGCGCTTCTTCACCGTGCCGAACGCCAAGGAAGCCCGCAAGTCGGTTGCCTGGGCAACCACCTGGATCGGTTACTTCTACATCCTGACCTTCATCATCGGTTTCGGCGCTATCACCAACCTGATCCAGAATCCGGGCGACTTCTACGTCGGCGGCGAACTGGCCAAGGGTCTGAAGGGCGGCGGCAACATGGCTGCTGTGCATCTGGCCAAGGCTGTTGGTGGCGACCTGTTCCTCGGCTTCATCTCGGCCGTGGCCTTCGCAACCATCCTGGCTGTTGTGGCTGGTCTGACGCTGTCCGGTGCTTCTGCCGTGTCGCATGACCTGTACGCTTCCGTCTTCGCCAAGGGCTGCTCTTCCGAAGCCGAACTGCGCGTTTCCAAGATCACCACCGTTTGCCTCGGCGTTCTGGCTGTGGTTCTGGGTATCGCCTTCGAAAAGGAAAACGTTGCCTACATGGTGATGCTGGCCTTCGTTATCGCCTGCTCCTCCAACTTCCCGGTGCTCTTCATGTCCGTGTTGTGGAAGAACTGCACCACCCGTGGTGCTGTGGTCGGTGGCTTCGTCGGTCTGGCTTCTGCTGTGGTCCTGACCATCGGCTCGGCCAGCGTCTGGGAAGCCGTCATGCACAACCCGAAGGGCTCTGCCTGGTTCCCGTACAACTCTGCTGCCATCTTCTCGATGTCTGCCGCGTTCTTCACGATCTGGCTGGTGTCCATTCTGGACAACTCCGCTCAGGCCCAAAAGGAACGTGCCCTGTATCCGTCGCAGCAACTGCGTTCGGAAACCGGTCTGGGTGCTTCCGGCGCCAGCGGTCACTAA
- the ppk2 gene encoding polyphosphate kinase 2 encodes MVTRKKTTVTPPKKIAAAGAKPAPRAVRRRQVVSGDVPPVLTEQGIEGFTVRAAVDAAQASKMGAMRDVIAGMPADESVALLRGLLKQQGVVVEELPASPDDELAKDWRDGGYPYKNLMQRRNYERQKYRLQVELLKLQAWVKETGQKVVILFEGRDAAGKGGTIKRFMEHLNPRGARVVALEKPSEMERGQWYFQRYVQHLPTNGEIVMFDRSWYNRAGVERVMGFCSDQEYAEFVRQAPEFERMLARNGTHLIKFWFSVSQEEQRRRFGERKVHPLKQWKLSPIDMASLDKWGDYTKAKEAMFFHTDTADAPWTVIKSNCKKRARLNAMRYVLHKLPYNNKDTDRIGNLDPLIVGRANVVYERGEQQGVPIL; translated from the coding sequence ATGGTCACCAGAAAAAAGACGACGGTAACACCGCCGAAAAAGATCGCCGCTGCTGGAGCCAAGCCGGCCCCCCGTGCCGTTCGCCGGCGTCAGGTGGTGAGTGGCGATGTACCGCCGGTGCTGACCGAGCAGGGCATTGAGGGGTTCACCGTGCGGGCTGCGGTCGACGCTGCCCAGGCGTCAAAAATGGGGGCGATGCGCGATGTGATCGCCGGCATGCCGGCCGACGAGTCGGTTGCCTTGCTCCGTGGTCTGCTCAAGCAGCAGGGCGTGGTCGTCGAGGAATTGCCGGCCAGCCCGGATGACGAGTTGGCCAAGGATTGGCGCGACGGCGGCTACCCGTACAAGAATCTCATGCAGCGCCGCAATTATGAGCGGCAGAAGTATCGCCTGCAGGTCGAGTTGCTCAAGCTGCAGGCCTGGGTCAAGGAAACCGGGCAGAAGGTGGTGATCCTCTTCGAGGGCCGCGACGCGGCGGGCAAGGGTGGCACTATCAAGCGGTTCATGGAACATTTGAATCCGCGGGGCGCTCGCGTCGTGGCGCTGGAAAAGCCGAGCGAAATGGAGCGCGGCCAGTGGTATTTCCAGCGTTATGTGCAGCATCTGCCGACCAATGGCGAGATCGTCATGTTCGACCGCTCGTGGTACAACCGGGCCGGCGTCGAGCGGGTCATGGGTTTTTGTAGCGATCAGGAGTACGCCGAATTCGTCCGTCAGGCGCCGGAGTTCGAGCGCATGCTGGCGCGCAACGGCACGCATCTGATCAAATTCTGGTTCTCGGTCAGTCAGGAGGAGCAGCGCCGCCGGTTTGGCGAACGCAAGGTGCATCCGCTCAAGCAGTGGAAACTGTCACCGATCGACATGGCGTCGCTCGACAAATGGGGCGACTACACCAAGGCCAAGGAGGCGATGTTCTTCCACACCGATACCGCCGATGCGCCATGGACGGTGATCAAGTCGAACTGCAAGAAGCGGGCGCGGCTCAATGCCATGCGCTACGTGCTTCACAAGTTGCCGTACAACAACAAGGATACCGATCGCATCGGCAATCTCGACCCGCTCATCGTCGGCCGCGCCAACGTGGTTTACGAGCGGGGCGAGCAGCAGGGTGTGCCGATTCTTTAG
- a CDS encoding sensor histidine kinase, giving the protein MPSPGSETERSLFGEILDWMLAPLLFVWPLSIAFTHYFANNVANYPYDQALREHVTAIARQVKLVNGKPLLSLPASARAMLRADETDSVYFHVLAGGGKLLAGDKDLPESTSAPDDSIVPGEVYMRDADFKGQELRMAYTYLAEPQMAKAQWVLIEVGETTEKRSQLANKIVASVILPQFIIIPLAVMLVWFGLSRGLRPLTRLRQTIEAREPDDLSPIATRRVPEELEPLVEAFNEMLERMKRSVSAQQRFVADAAHQMRTPLTGLKTQAQFAIRETDPEALRHALRQIATGVDRAGRLINQLLTLARTEGGEVTQQKHEPLDLAELIRDVVTDWVPVAIEKNIDLGFESDKPAMIVGNSFLLQELAKNLLDNALRYTPSGGHVTCRILVNQATVLLEVEDNGVGISEEQAELVFERFYRVDDATTEGSGLGLAIVQEIAMQHDSRASLRPNPNRRGAVARVAFAAWHPPVPPMPPPDDFSELYRQSPPIGT; this is encoded by the coding sequence ATGCCCTCGCCGGGATCCGAAACCGAGCGCTCGCTGTTTGGCGAGATACTGGACTGGATGCTGGCACCCCTGCTCTTCGTCTGGCCGCTCAGCATTGCCTTCACCCATTACTTCGCCAACAACGTCGCCAATTACCCCTACGACCAGGCGCTGCGCGAGCATGTCACGGCCATTGCGCGACAGGTAAAACTGGTCAACGGCAAACCCTTGCTATCCTTGCCGGCCTCGGCCCGGGCCATGTTGCGGGCCGACGAAACCGACAGCGTCTATTTTCATGTGCTGGCCGGTGGTGGAAAACTGCTGGCCGGTGACAAGGATTTGCCGGAGTCGACATCGGCACCGGATGACTCGATCGTGCCCGGCGAAGTCTATATGCGCGACGCCGATTTCAAGGGGCAGGAGTTGCGTATGGCCTACACCTACCTGGCTGAGCCGCAAATGGCCAAGGCACAGTGGGTGCTCATCGAGGTTGGCGAGACGACCGAGAAACGCAGCCAGCTCGCCAACAAGATCGTCGCCAGCGTCATCCTGCCGCAATTCATCATCATTCCGCTCGCCGTCATGCTCGTCTGGTTCGGCCTGTCGCGTGGCCTGCGACCGCTGACCCGCTTGCGCCAGACGATCGAGGCGCGAGAGCCCGATGACCTTTCGCCGATTGCCACCCGGCGCGTACCCGAAGAGCTGGAACCGCTGGTCGAAGCCTTCAACGAAATGCTTGAGCGCATGAAGCGCAGCGTTTCGGCCCAGCAACGCTTCGTTGCCGATGCCGCCCACCAGATGCGCACGCCGCTCACCGGCCTCAAGACGCAAGCCCAGTTCGCCATCCGGGAAACCGATCCGGAGGCGCTGCGCCATGCCCTGCGCCAGATCGCCACCGGCGTGGACCGGGCTGGCCGCTTGATCAATCAGTTGTTGACGCTGGCCCGCACCGAAGGCGGCGAAGTAACCCAGCAAAAGCATGAGCCGCTCGACCTGGCAGAGTTGATCCGCGATGTCGTTACCGACTGGGTGCCGGTCGCTATCGAAAAAAACATCGATCTCGGCTTTGAATCCGACAAACCCGCGATGATTGTCGGCAACTCATTCCTGTTGCAGGAACTCGCCAAGAACCTGCTCGACAACGCCCTGCGCTACACCCCCAGCGGCGGACATGTCACCTGCCGCATTCTGGTCAATCAGGCGACCGTCCTGCTGGAGGTCGAGGACAACGGGGTCGGCATCAGTGAAGAGCAGGCCGAACTCGTCTTCGAGCGCTTCTATCGAGTGGATGACGCCACTACTGAAGGCAGTGGCCTCGGCCTCGCCATCGTTCAGGAAATCGCCATGCAGCACGATTCGCGGGCCAGTCTGCGACCCAATCCCAACCGCCGTGGTGCCGTGGCGCGGGTGGCTTTCGCCGCCTGGCATCCGCCGGTTCCACCAATGCCGCCGCCAGACGATTTTTCCGAGCTCTACCGCCAATCCCCGCCGATCGGTACCTGA